From Eptesicus fuscus isolate TK198812 chromosome 13, DD_ASM_mEF_20220401, whole genome shotgun sequence, the proteins below share one genomic window:
- the LOC103292664 gene encoding glycine N-acyltransferase-like codes for MLHLQGPQMLQMLEKSLRKSLPESLKVYGTIFHMNQGNPFKLKALVDKWPDFNTVVVRPQEQEMVDDLDHYTNTYQIYSKDPKNSHEFLGSPEVINWKQHLQIQSSQSNLNEVIENLVAVKQSQVKRTQCFLYMIHLTAKKLAPSLLSAKKLSPSGGTHDSINQEMFKLSSLDVTHAALVNKFWHFGGNERSQRFIERCIQTFPSFCLLGPEGTPVSWTMMDQTGELRMAGTVPEYRGHHLIYHVICAQIQALGKLGFPMYSHVDKANHTMQRMNLKIQSVRMPCDWNQWQCVPL; via the exons ATGCTCCACTTGCAGGGTCCACAGATGCTGCAGATGCTAGAAAAATCCTTGAGGAAGAGCCTTCCTGAGTCCTTAAAG GTTTATGGGACTATCTTCCACATGAACCAGGGAAACCCTTTCAAGCTGAAGGCTCTGGTGGACAAGTGGCCTGATTTTAATACAGTAGTTGTCCGCCCTCAGGAGCAG GAGATGGTAGATGACCTTGATCACTACACCAATACTTACCAAATCTACTCCAAAGACCCCAAGAATTCTCATGAATTCCTTGGCTCACCAGAAGTCATCAACTGGAAACAACATTTGCAGATTCAAA GTTCACAATCCAACCTGAATGAGGTGATAGAAAATCTTGTAGCTGTTAAACAGAGTCAGGTCAAGCGAACACAATGCTTCCTCTATATGATCCATCTGACAGCAAAGAAATTGGCTCCTTCCCTGCTGAGTGCAAAGAAGTTATCGCCAAGTGGGGGCACACATGATTCCAT CAACCAAGAGATGTTTAAACTCTCATCCCTGGATGTCACACATGCTGCCCTGGTGAATAAATTCTGGCATTTCGGGGGCAATGAGAGGAGCCAGAGATTCATCGAGCGCTGTATCCAGACCTTCCCCTCCTTCTGTCTTCTGGGGCCCGAGGGGACCCCTGTGTCCTGGACCATGATGGACCAGACAGGAGAGCTGCGGATGGCAGGCACTGTGCCTGAGTACCGAGGACACCATCTCatctatcatgtcatctgtgccCAGATCCAGGCTCTGGGGAAACTTGGCTTCCCCATGTATTCCCATGTGGATAAAGCCAACCACACCATGCAAAGAATGAATCTCAAAATCCAGAGTGTCCGTATGCCTTGTGACTGGAACCAGTGGCAATGTGTGCCTCTGTGA